A genome region from Leifsonia sp. Root112D2 includes the following:
- a CDS encoding acyl-CoA thioesterase has protein sequence MHEPLESLLTALDLTDTGARTNEDIFTGPSQWNPQRRVFGGQVLAQSLVAAMRTTPDERVVHSMHGYFLRPGDIEQTITFSVDRIHDGRSFSTRRVQAYQSGLPILSMIASFQDEDDGLDHQLEMPSDIPHPETLPSAAEALNGVEHPAAEFWANDRPFDIRHVGDPIYLRVNGAHVAHQAVWIKAIGTLPDDENLHRAALAYASDYSLLESIFRRHGIAWVTPGLKAASLDHAMWWHRFSRVDQWLLYTQESPSATHGRGLALGRIYTRDGVLVASVAQEGMVRVPSGH, from the coding sequence ATGCACGAGCCCCTCGAATCGCTGCTGACCGCCCTCGATCTGACCGACACCGGGGCACGCACGAACGAGGACATCTTCACGGGGCCGTCGCAATGGAACCCGCAACGCCGGGTCTTCGGCGGGCAGGTTCTGGCGCAGTCTCTCGTCGCGGCCATGCGCACGACACCCGATGAGCGGGTCGTACACTCCATGCACGGCTATTTTCTGCGCCCCGGCGACATCGAGCAGACCATCACCTTCTCGGTGGATCGCATTCATGACGGGCGCTCGTTCTCCACGCGGCGTGTGCAGGCGTATCAGAGCGGCCTGCCCATCCTCTCGATGATCGCCTCCTTCCAGGATGAGGACGACGGTCTCGACCACCAGCTCGAGATGCCGTCTGATATCCCCCACCCCGAGACGCTGCCGAGCGCCGCCGAAGCGCTCAACGGGGTCGAGCATCCGGCCGCCGAATTCTGGGCCAACGACCGGCCGTTCGACATTCGACATGTCGGGGACCCCATCTATCTGCGGGTCAACGGCGCCCATGTCGCGCACCAGGCGGTGTGGATCAAGGCGATAGGCACCCTGCCCGACGACGAGAACCTGCACAGGGCGGCTCTGGCATACGCCAGCGATTACTCTCTGCTCGAATCGATCTTTCGCCGCCACGGCATCGCCTGGGTGACGCCCGGCCTGAAGGCCGCAAGCCTGGACCACGCCATGTGGTGGCACCGCTTCAGCCGGGTCGACCAGTGGCTGCTCTACACCCAGGAGTCCCCCAGCGCGACCCACGGGCGCGGACTCGCGCTCGGCCGCATCTACACTCGCGACGGCGTTCTCGTGGCCAGTGTGGCGCAGGAGGGCATGGTGCGGGTGCCGTCGGGGCACTAG